A genomic segment from Alteribacillus bidgolensis encodes:
- a CDS encoding voltage-gated chloride channel family protein: MDIKRKYKNFFSVLGKWVILGSVIGIVVGSTTTFLLETNDYLGDVREKNGWLIGLLPLVGILLGYIYMNYGKVFSNNILNDTAELNNLVIDTVHGKKKIPIRMGPIVYFGTFLTVFFGGSTGREGAAVQMGGSVAEAVNRLFKVNLLDTKILIMSGISAGFGAAFGAPITGAVFGMEMTALGKMKFEALVPCLVASFVGHFMTTAVLGHKHEEFIIQNIPELSFITFTKVIIISVIFSLLSVLYCQLRHCIQNFSEKLFNKNHMKRAFVGGLIIAALTLIIGSQDYNGRGLQMLEQSFTEDVPPFAFLGKLVFTAVTLGTGFVGGEAIPLFFMGATLGNSLHTFIDLPISFLAALGLIATFSGGANTPIAAFLLAMEMFDGKGLEYFFVACLVSYIFSGHHGLWPSQQIYEPKSRLYYIGNAETIENVEKNKKI; the protein is encoded by the coding sequence ATGGATATAAAACGAAAGTACAAAAACTTTTTTTCAGTTCTTGGTAAATGGGTTATTTTAGGAAGCGTAATTGGTATAGTAGTCGGTTCTACAACGACTTTCCTTTTAGAGACAAACGATTACCTAGGGGATGTGCGAGAAAAAAATGGATGGCTTATAGGTCTTCTTCCTCTTGTAGGAATTCTCTTGGGATACATATATATGAATTACGGCAAGGTATTTTCAAATAATATTTTAAATGACACGGCTGAACTAAATAATTTAGTAATAGACACAGTTCATGGGAAAAAGAAAATTCCAATAAGAATGGGTCCTATTGTCTATTTTGGAACCTTTCTAACAGTCTTTTTCGGCGGTTCTACAGGAAGAGAAGGTGCAGCTGTCCAAATGGGGGGAAGTGTAGCTGAAGCAGTAAACAGGCTCTTTAAAGTAAACCTACTCGACACAAAAATTTTGATCATGAGCGGCATAAGTGCTGGCTTTGGTGCTGCCTTTGGAGCACCTATAACAGGTGCTGTTTTTGGAATGGAAATGACCGCTTTAGGGAAAATGAAATTTGAAGCACTCGTCCCTTGTCTTGTGGCAAGCTTTGTTGGTCACTTTATGACGACAGCAGTTTTGGGACATAAACACGAAGAATTTATTATACAAAATATACCAGAACTATCTTTTATTACATTTACAAAAGTTATTATTATATCTGTTATTTTTAGCCTATTAAGTGTTTTATACTGTCAGTTGAGACATTGTATACAAAATTTCTCTGAGAAGCTTTTTAATAAAAACCATATGAAAAGAGCCTTTGTTGGAGGATTAATCATTGCAGCATTAACGTTAATTATAGGTTCACAAGATTACAACGGCCGAGGCTTACAAATGCTAGAGCAATCTTTCACAGAAGACGTTCCCCCCTTTGCTTTTCTAGGAAAGCTAGTGTTTACGGCGGTAACTCTTGGAACTGGCTTTGTTGGGGGAGAGGCCATCCCTTTATTTTTTATGGGAGCAACATTAGGAAATAGCTTACACACATTCATAGATTTACCTATATCATTTCTCGCAGCATTAGGATTAATTGCTACTTTTAGTGGTGGTGCGAACACCCCTATAGCAGCTTTTCTATTAGCAATGGAGATGTTTGATGGAAAAGGATTGGAGTACTTTTTTGTTGCTTGTCTCGTTAGTTATATCTTTTCAGGTCACCATGGACTATGGCCTTCACAACAAATATATGAACCCAAAAGCAGGTTATATTATATAGGAAACGCTGAAACCATTGAAAACGTTGAAAAGAATAAAAAGATTTAA